The following proteins are co-located in the Castanea sativa cultivar Marrone di Chiusa Pesio chromosome 8, ASM4071231v1 genome:
- the LOC142605625 gene encoding germin-like protein 9-3 codes for MASKTFTMKFFSLLISSFAIIQMARAGDPDILSDFIVPANVTTVDASFFTFTSMRFLAPTTTFKVSKISLAEFPALNGQSVSYAVLQFPTDTPNPPHIHPRASELLFLIRGTLLVGFVDTTNKLFTQTLQTGDIFVFPKGLVHFQYNADPQEPALAISAFGSANAGTVLIPDTLFTTGIDNYVLAKSFKTDVATIQALKAGLAPKP; via the coding sequence ATGGCCTCTAAAACTTTCACCATGAAATTCTTCTCACTTCTAATttcttcatttgccatcatccAAATGGCAAGAGCTGGAGACCCAGACATCCTCTCTGACTTCATAGTCCCCGCTAATGTCACCACAGTTGATGCAAGTTTCTTTACGTTTACTAGCATGCGTTTCCTTGCCCCTACCACTACCTTCAAAGTCTCAAAAATAAGTTTGGCCGAGTTCCCGGCTCTCAACGGACAGAGTGTTTCTTATGCTGTACTTCAATTCCCAACTGACACCCCTAACCCACCCCACATTCATCCTCGTGCTTCTGAGCTCCTTTTCCTGATTCGAGGTACCCTTCTAGTCGGGTTTGTTGATACAACCAACAAGCTCTTTACTCAGACACTACAAACAGGTGATATCTTTGTGTTTCCTAAGGGACTCGTGCACTTCCAGTATAATGCTGATCCGCAAGAACCTGCTCTAGCTATTTCAGCTTTTGGGAGTGCAAATGCTGGAACCGTTTTAATACCCGATACTTTGTTCACTACTGGCATTGACAACTATGTCTTGGCTAAATCCTTCAAGACAGATGTTGCCACCATTCAAGCTCTTAAGGCTGGTCTTGCTCCCAAGCCCTGA